The DNA window GAGTCGCGCCCGACAGGCCAGAGGCCTCCCGCTGCCCGAAGAATCCACTGCTTTGGAGGTCCTTACTCATCTAAATCTCCTTGATAAAGAAAGACCGAGCAATGCAGCGGTCTTGCTCTTTGGAAAACAGCCGCAACGCTTCCTTATTTCCTCCGTGATCAAGTGTGCCCATTTTCATGGCGTTGAGGTAACCAAGCCTATTCCCTTTTACCGGATTTACAAAGGAACAGTCTTTGACCTTGTAGATCAGGCTGTTGATTTTGTGCTCTCCAAAATCGATCTTGCTGTCGGGACCCGCGCTCAGAGCGTTCAGGCACCCGTGGCCTACGAGATGCCCCCTGAAGTGATTCGCGAGGCCATTGTTAATGCTGTGGCCCATCGGGACTATACGAGCAACGGTAGTGTACAGGTGATGCTCTTTGCGGACCGGCTTGAGGTCTGGAACCCAGGTACCCTTTCGCCGCCCCTGACCCTTGCAAAACTGCGAAAGCCCCACGGCTCCATGCCCTGTAATCCCTTATTGGCCGAGCCGCTCTATCTTACCAAGTACATCGAACGCATGGGCACCGGAACAGGTGATATGATCAAGCGCTGCCGTGATGTCGGCCTTGACGGACCGGAGTTTGCCCTTACAGACGGCTTTGTGGTTACTATCCCTAGAAAGCCTGAACTGGCCTTCAAAGCCGTAGGCGGGATTACCGGGGAAGTCACCGGGGAAGTCACCGGGGAAGTCACCGGGGAAGTCACCGGGGAAGTTAAGAGGCTCCTGACAGTATTGGTTGGAGAGATGAAACGTACGGACATCCAGGAGGCTCTGGCTCTCCGGCATGAAGACTACTTCAGGGAGGCTTATCTTATTCCGGCGCTAACTGCCGGTATGATCGAAATGACCATTCCCGGCAAACCCACAAGCAGCAAACAGAAATACAGGCTGACAAAAAAAGGGCGAGACCTCCTGGGAAAACAGACGAAGGAGGCTGGCGACGATGAAAAGTAAAATGGGACCACAAATGAAAAAACTCGTTCAGGATATTGGCGAACTTGCATCGGCCCGGCAGCAGCTTGCGCGTAAAGCTGAACAACAGTATGCTCTTGAAGTTGAAGCCATTCTTCAATCTCAATGCCGTGATCCCAGGCGGATCGAACGGCTGCTTGACGGTATGCTCGATTTTTGCTTTGATGAGCAGATGCTGCTGTGGTATAAAAAACTCTGCCGCTATTACTTCGAAATAGACCCCGCTGCGGCAGCATCGTATGTCACTATCTATCGTGACATG is part of the Nitrospirota bacterium genome and encodes:
- a CDS encoding DUF4062 domain-containing protein, yielding MKPIRIFISSVQKEFAKERAALRDYLRGDPLFRRFYDVFLFEDVPAIDRQADEVYLHEVERCDIYVGLFGKEYGKADAKGYSPTHREFDLATRLGKHRLIFVKGADDDSKIPQMQALIKAAGDQVVRRRFVSAAELVAAIYGSLVQYLDEHELIRSSPFDASFCRNATMDDLDEEKIHTFLSRARQARGLPLPEESTALEVLTHLNLLDKERPSNAAVLLFGKQPQRFLISSVIKCAHFHGVEVTKPIPFYRIYKGTVFDLVDQAVDFVLSKIDLAVGTRAQSVQAPVAYEMPPEVIREAIVNAVAHRDYTSNGSVQVMLFADRLEVWNPGTLSPPLTLAKLRKPHGSMPCNPLLAEPLYLTKYIERMGTGTGDMIKRCRDVGLDGPEFALTDGFVVTIPRKPELAFKAVGGITGEVTGEVTGEVTGEVTGEVKRLLTVLVGEMKRTDIQEALALRHEDYFREAYLIPALTAGMIEMTIPGKPTSSKQKYRLTKKGRDLLGKQTKEAGDDEK